In Deltaproteobacteria bacterium, the sequence GCCCGCCCCCGCCACGAGCGGGGACAGCGAGTCGGAGGGCGACGACGACGGCTGCGTCGCGTCGCCCGGCGGGGACGTCTGCGCGTGTGGCCACTTCGACGCACCGGCGGGCTGGGCCAGCGCGGCAGCATGCGGCGAGGCAGGCCAACAGTGCTGCGACGACGGCCTCGCGTGTACGTGCGCGACACCGCGGTGCTTCGCGTTCGCCGACGGCGGCTGCCGCTGCGCGGCCTTCGTGGTGGCGCCCGACGACGCGACCTCGGAGGTCGACACCTGCGAGGGCTTGGTGTGCTGCAATCGCGGCACCGACTGCGAGTGTGCGAGTGCCGTGCTGACCTGCACCGCCAGCGGCGCGGTCGACCACTGCGAGCCCGCCAACGTCGATCGCTGCGGCGGCGGCCTGACGGCGGTCGCGCAGTGCGGCTGAACCCGCGCGGATGCGCTGTGCCGGCGTAGCGACGCCAGGGCCGCCAGCGGCCCGTGATCCGCGGGCGTGCTCGCGACTCCTACGTGGTCGAGGTGCGAACTCGCGAGCGTGCAACCGCACCGCCCGGTCCCGCCCCGCCTCCGCCACGATGACGCGCCCGCCCCGTGCCCCCGACCGTTCCTACCTCCGCCTGCTCCGCCGGCTTGGCGCCGGCGAGCGCGATCGCTACCCTGAGATGGCGATGGATGACGACTTCGTGGTGCTCGACCGGTGGCGCGCGGGCGATCGAGCGGCCGGCGACGCACTGCTGCGACGCCACTTCGACGCGCTGTATCGCTTCTTCCGCAACAAGCTCGATCAGGGCGTCGACGACCTGATCCAGCGCACGTTCACCGCCTGCATCGCCGCGAAGGACAACTTCCGCAAGCAGTCGAGCTTCCGCACCTACCTCTTCACGGTCGCGCGCAACGAGCTGTACCACCACTACGAGAAGCGTCAGCGCGAGGCGGTGTTGTTCGAGCCCGGCTCGATGTCGGTCGAGGCGATGGGCACCTCGCCGTCGGCCGTGGTCGCGCGTCAGCAGGAGCAGCGTCTGCTGCTGCGGGCCCTACGGGCGCTGCCGCTCGAGCTACAGGTTGCGATCGAGCTGTTCTACTGGGAGCAGCTGACCACGCAGGAGATCGCCGAGATCATGGACGTGCCGCAGGGCACGGCCAAGAGTCGGCTGCGACGGGCCCGCGAGGAGCTCGAGGGCAAGATCCGCGAGCTGGCCGAGAACCCGGCGCTGGTCGAGTCGACCATGGTCGCCTTCGATCGCTGGGCGGCGTCGATCCGCGACCTGCTCGGCACCCCGGCCTGAGCCCGTGCGTCACGACGCCGTCGGCGGTCCGAAGCGCGCCCGCACGCGCGCCGCGACCAGGTCGACCAGGTCGGCCATGCGGCGGTTGGCCACGGCGACCTGCACGACCTGTCCGCCGGCACTGGCGTCGGGCTGCGTCGGATCCGCGGCCATCGTCAGCACCGCGCGCCCGTCGAGCGCGCCCAGCAGCACCGCCACGAACTCGGTGGGGCGGATGTCACCGACGAAGCCACGGATGCGCCACGCGATCGGCCGCTCGCGCACGCGATCGGCACGGAACACGTCGAGCTGCCGGCCGTCCTCGAGGCGCAGTCGCACCACCGGCACCGCGTCCTCGAGCTCGCGGTCGAGCGTGGGCAACAGGGCCTGCAGGCTGTCGAGGACGGTCGAATCGGCCATGCGAGAGGGCAATCGTAGCGGGATTCTCCCCGCTGCGCTGGCCTCGGCCTCGCCGGTGCGACGGGCGGGTGCGGGTACGGGCCCGCTAGCGATACCGGGCCGCGGCGCCGACGATCGCCCGCAGTGCGATCGCGTGCAGCCCGGGGATGCGCGCCGGATCGAGGCCCGGCCGCCCGCGCAGCTCGAGGGCACGGGTGATGGGCGCCAGCGCGTCCGCGGGCCGGCCCTCGTCGCACAGCAACGTCGCCAGCGGCACCAGTGTGTACGCCAGGTCGACGTGATCGGGCCCGGTCGCCGCGAGCCGCAGCTGGTAGGCGCGATCGAGACGCGCGTGCGCGTCGGCGAAGTGCCGCTCGGCGCGATCGATCTCCGCCAGCTCCTCGAGGGAGAACGCGACGTCGGGATGGCCTTCGCCGAGCGTCCGCTCGCGCAGGGCCAGCGCCGCCTCCTGCAGGGTCCGCGCGCGCTCGAGCTCGCCCGCGCGGCGCAGGGCCTCGGCCTCGCAGGCCTGCGCCAGCGCGACCAGCGGGTGCTCGGGCCCGAACGCGTCGATCCACAGCGCCCGCGCCTCGGCGAACTGGGCCACCGCAGCCTCGAGATCTCCGAGCCGCAGGATCGCGATGCCGAGATTGAAAACCGGCATTGCGAGATCGGCCGGGGGCGTCTCCGGTCGAGCACGCGTCGAGGCGATCGCCTCCTGCCACAGCGCCCGTGCGCGCTCGTTCTGCCCCCGCGCGAGCAGGACCCCCGCGAGGTTGTTGCGAAGCGCGTCGACATTGGCATGGCCGGGCTCGTAGGCGCCGATGGCCAGCTCGAGGGCGAGCTCGAGCAGATGCTGCGCTGCGATCATGTCGCCGCGCTCCTGCGCGACCAGCCCGCGGGCCTCGAGCACCCGCGCGCGCCGGATGTCGTCGTCGGGCACGCGCGCGAGCAGGGCCTCGGCGACGTCAAGCCGCACGTTGGCCTCACCGTCGACGCGGCCCTGCCGCTGATCGAGCTCGACCCGCCGCAGCAGCGCATCGATCGTGGTGTCGGCGGGGGCCGCCGCCAGCGAGAGCGCGACCGCGCGATCGAGGCTGGCGGCCACGCCGTCGGTCTCGCCCAGCTCCATCGCGAGGCTCGCCAGCTGGATGCGCGCGTCGGCCTCGATGGCGCGCAGCCCCATGGCGGCAGCCTCGTCGGCGACGCCCTGGGCCAGCTCGCGCGCGCGGGCGTAGTGGCCGAGCATCTGCTCGATGCGCGACGCGTCGATGCGTGACACCTGCTCGACCCAGCCGGCATCGGCGGCCAGCGAGGCGCCCCGATCGGTGCGCGTCGCCAGGTGCAGGTGGCCATCGCTGCGCAGCCAGGTGGCGTCGTCGCAGCGCGCGAGCGCGTCGACGCCCTGATCCAACCATGCGTGCACGCGACCGGCCGCGACCTCGTCCTCGTTCAGCAGCGCGGTGACCAAGGCGCCGAAGCCAACGCTGCGCTGTGCCAGACACGCGACGCGCAGGTCCATGAGCTCGTGGGACTGCTCGCCGCGCGTGAGGGTCGCTTCGCAGGCGTCGACCCGCGCACTGCGCCAGCGCGCATCGTAGCGATCGAGGTCTTCGAGGACCGCCGCCGCCGCGCTGCCCGGCCGCCGCGCGAGCTGCTCGCGCTGGGCGGGCGAGTAGAGCGCGACCAACTCGTCGCCGACGTCGGCGCAGGGATCCGCGGCGGGCGCGGCCATGACACCCGCGGCGAGCCCGAGACCGGCGAGCGCGGCGGCACCGACTCCGAGCGCCACGCGACCACGACGCGCGAGCGCGCGCTGCAGCGCGTCGCGGAGGTCGGACATCTGGCCGAAGCGCTGCGACGGGTCGACCGCGAGCGCGCGACGCAACACCGTCATCACCGCCTGCGGCACGCCGCGCGTCACCACCGGCGCTCGCTGGCCCCGCGTGACCGCGGTCGCGAGCTCGGCGATGGTCCTTCCCGCGAACGGCCGCGCGCCGAACAACGTCTCGAACAGCGCGACGGCGAAGGCGAACTGATCGCTCTTGGGCCCGACGTCGCGGCCGGCGAACTGCTCGGGAGCCATGTACGCAGGCGTGCCCGCGATGCTGCCGTCGCCGCCGCTGGTGGTCGACTGCGAGGGCGCGCCCTGCCGCCGCGGACCGAGCCCGAGCCCGCCGCCGCTGCCTGCCCGCGCGAGGCCG encodes:
- a CDS encoding serine/threonine protein kinase, with the translated sequence MSVALDDTQPVVERLPDAASLDRRLVFAAVAGNLLGHDLAPVTVGRFVVLERLGSGNFGTVWLAFDPKLQRRIALKLASASVVDAPLRLRIEREAQAAAALSHPNVITVHDVGEIDDRLYIAMELVVGVTLAQWTRAAKRPWRQVVELFVRVADGLQAAHDAGVTHRDFKPDNVLVDREGRPRIVDFGLARAGSGGGLGLGPRRQGAPSQSTTSGGDGSIAGTPAYMAPEQFAGRDVGPKSDQFAFAVALFETLFGARPFAGRTIAELATAVTRGQRAPVVTRGVPQAVMTVLRRALAVDPSQRFGQMSDLRDALQRALARRGRVALGVGAAALAGLGLAAGVMAAPAADPCADVGDELVALYSPAQREQLARRPGSAAAAVLEDLDRYDARWRSARVDACEATLTRGEQSHELMDLRVACLAQRSVGFGALVTALLNEDEVAAGRVHAWLDQGVDALARCDDATWLRSDGHLHLATRTDRGASLAADAGWVEQVSRIDASRIEQMLGHYARARELAQGVADEAAAMGLRAIEADARIQLASLAMELGETDGVAASLDRAVALSLAAAPADTTIDALLRRVELDQRQGRVDGEANVRLDVAEALLARVPDDDIRRARVLEARGLVAQERGDMIAAQHLLELALELAIGAYEPGHANVDALRNNLAGVLLARGQNERARALWQEAIASTRARPETPPADLAMPVFNLGIAILRLGDLEAAVAQFAEARALWIDAFGPEHPLVALAQACEAEALRRAGELERARTLQEAALALRERTLGEGHPDVAFSLEELAEIDRAERHFADAHARLDRAYQLRLAATGPDHVDLAYTLVPLATLLCDEGRPADALAPITRALELRGRPGLDPARIPGLHAIALRAIVGAAARYR
- a CDS encoding sigma-70 family RNA polymerase sigma factor, which codes for MDDDFVVLDRWRAGDRAAGDALLRRHFDALYRFFRNKLDQGVDDLIQRTFTACIAAKDNFRKQSSFRTYLFTVARNELYHHYEKRQREAVLFEPGSMSVEAMGTSPSAVVARQQEQRLLLRALRALPLELQVAIELFYWEQLTTQEIAEIMDVPQGTAKSRLRRAREELEGKIRELAENPALVESTMVAFDRWAASIRDLLGTPA